The following coding sequences lie in one Sorex araneus isolate mSorAra2 chromosome 4, mSorAra2.pri, whole genome shotgun sequence genomic window:
- the NUDT1 gene encoding oxidized purine nucleoside triphosphate hydrolase — protein MSGEPARRPAAMQPARLYTLVLVLQPPRVLLGMKKRGFGAGLWNGFGGKVQDGETIEEGAKRELWEESSLTADVLHKAGHIVFEFVGVPELMDVHIFRADTVHGTPAESEEMRPQWFHQDQLPFGDMWPDDKLWFPLVLQKRKFQGYFKFQGHSTIVEYRLREVDAL, from the exons ATGTCCGGGGAACCAGCGCGCCG GCCTGCGGCCATGCAGCCGGCCCGGCTCTACACCCTGGTGCTGGTGCTGCAGCCCCCGCGCGTGCTCCTGGGCATGAAGAAGCGCGGCTTCGGGGCCGGCCTCTGGAACGGCTTCGGGGGCAAAGTGCAGGACGGAGAGACCATCGAGGAGGGCGCCAAGAG GGAGCTGTGGGAGGAGAGCAGCCTGACCGCAGACGTGCTGCACAAGGCTGGACACATTGTGTTCGAGTTTGTGGGCGTCCCCGAGCTCATGGACGTGCACATCTTCCGTGCAGACACGGTCCACGGCACACCCGCGGAGAGCGAAG AAATGCGGCCCCAGTGGTTCCACCAGGACCAGCTCCCCTTTGGGGACATGTGGCCAGACGACAAGCTTTGGTTCCCCCTCGTACTCCAGAAGAGGAAGTTCCAGGGGTACTTTAAGTTCCAGGGACACAGCACCATTGTGGAATACCGGCTGCGCGAGGTGGACGCCCTGTGA